In Sulfitobacter sp. SK012, a single window of DNA contains:
- the repC gene encoding plasmid replication protein RepC, translating into MAFTQATAPIGLRTSELLSADNSNPERHIVVATLRNAAPRLGLSASVISTLDAMLSCLAPKRNHHTVFASNATLTFRRNGISDRTIRRHAAILKEIGLLERRDSPNRKRFTKHNSLEGTALRFGFDLSPLFARLHEIAAMAAEVLREQEQIDYMRAKIRAAVNASLANNPNDNTALNIFRILRRKLSLQECEQILTDLAVTEVEAEATDDQNSNLTTTMTASDGHFVRHHHKSNKEHIDKEKIALKKEPPLTSSHAPITIPELLSACPEAAEFSLRKIETVHDVVAHARTLAPMIGITSQNYEAAHERLGALRAATTVWAIMQFHDKIKAVGAYFRSITTGSKSEGFSPEKLIRRLATAQNYAT; encoded by the coding sequence ATGGCATTTACACAAGCAACTGCACCCATTGGGCTGCGGACCAGTGAATTATTGTCCGCGGACAATTCCAATCCAGAACGCCACATCGTCGTAGCAACCCTTCGAAACGCAGCCCCACGTCTCGGTCTTAGCGCATCAGTGATTTCGACCTTAGACGCGATGCTTTCGTGCCTCGCGCCAAAGCGCAACCACCACACAGTGTTTGCATCGAACGCAACACTCACCTTCCGGCGCAACGGCATCTCAGACAGAACGATCAGACGTCATGCAGCTATATTGAAAGAGATCGGTCTGCTGGAGCGCCGTGACAGCCCAAACCGGAAGCGCTTCACTAAGCACAACAGCCTCGAGGGCACGGCTCTTAGGTTTGGCTTCGATCTTTCGCCACTCTTCGCCCGGTTACATGAAATTGCGGCGATGGCTGCAGAGGTCCTGAGGGAACAAGAGCAAATTGATTACATGCGCGCCAAAATCCGCGCAGCTGTCAATGCGAGCCTCGCAAACAACCCAAACGACAACACGGCCCTCAACATCTTCCGTATCCTTCGCCGTAAATTGTCGCTCCAAGAGTGCGAACAGATCCTCACAGACCTAGCCGTCACTGAAGTTGAAGCCGAGGCAACCGATGATCAAAATTCTAATTTGACGACAACTATGACCGCCAGTGACGGTCATTTTGTCCGGCACCATCATAAGTCAAATAAAGAACATATTGATAAAGAAAAGATTGCTCTAAAAAAAGAACCACCTCTAACAAGTTCTCATGCTCCGATCACAATCCCAGAATTGCTATCAGCGTGTCCAGAAGCAGCCGAATTTTCACTGAGAAAGATTGAGACAGTTCATGATGTCGTAGCCCATGCTCGAACGCTTGCACCGATGATAGGAATCACTAGCCAAAACTATGAAGCAGCTCACGAACGGCTTGGTGCTCTAAGAGCTGCAACTACAGTATGGGCGATTATGCAGTTCCATGACAAAATCAAAGCCGTTGGTGCATACTTTCGTTCAATCACTACTGGCTCAAAGAGTGAAGGCTTTAGTCCAGAGAAACTAATACGGCGTCTTGCTACCGCTCAGAACTATGCGACTTAA
- a CDS encoding tyrosine-type recombinase/integrase, which yields MEQERHEGIGVPDHVAVPAALAGSGSLDRLVDTARDYARQATAENTTKAYAKDWAHFTSWCRRRGADALPPSPELIGLYIANCAAPDTKAPALSVSTIERRLSGLAWHYQQRGFALDRKDRHIATVLAGIRRKHARPPAQKEAVLAEDICAMVATLPFDLRGLRDRAILLIGYAGGLRRSEIVSLDHGKDDTPDSGGWVQIEDDGAVLFLRGKTGWREVEIGRGSSDQTCPVHALEHWLHFAKIDFGPLFRRTSRDNKRALDVRLSDKHVARLIKQTVLDAGIRSELPVKERLVQFSGHSLRAGLASSADVDERYIQKHLGHASAEMTRRYQRRRDRFRVNLTKAAGL from the coding sequence ATGGAACAAGAACGACACGAGGGCATAGGTGTCCCCGACCATGTCGCCGTGCCCGCAGCACTCGCTGGATCGGGCTCTCTCGACCGCCTCGTAGATACAGCCCGCGACTACGCACGTCAGGCGACGGCTGAGAACACGACCAAGGCTTATGCCAAAGACTGGGCGCACTTTACGAGTTGGTGTCGCAGACGCGGGGCAGACGCGTTGCCTCCAAGTCCGGAACTGATCGGGCTCTACATTGCGAACTGTGCAGCGCCCGACACCAAGGCCCCTGCCCTCTCGGTATCGACGATTGAGCGCCGTCTGTCTGGCCTTGCCTGGCACTATCAGCAGCGCGGCTTTGCACTTGATCGCAAGGACCGGCACATCGCGACTGTTCTCGCTGGTATTCGGCGTAAGCATGCCCGGCCACCAGCTCAGAAAGAAGCGGTCCTGGCGGAGGATATCTGCGCGATGGTCGCCACCCTGCCCTTCGATCTGCGCGGCTTGCGGGATCGCGCGATTCTGCTGATCGGATATGCCGGTGGTCTGCGGCGCTCCGAGATTGTCAGCCTGGACCACGGTAAAGACGATACTCCTGACAGCGGCGGCTGGGTGCAGATAGAGGACGACGGCGCGGTGCTGTTCCTGCGCGGTAAAACCGGTTGGCGCGAGGTCGAGATTGGCCGTGGATCCTCGGATCAAACCTGCCCAGTGCACGCGCTGGAGCACTGGCTGCACTTTGCTAAAATTGACTTTGGCCCGCTGTTCCGCCGTACCAGTCGTGACAACAAACGCGCCCTTGATGTGCGCCTCTCTGATAAACACGTGGCGCGGCTGATTAAACAAACTGTGTTGGACGCTGGCATTCGCAGCGAGTTGCCCGTGAAAGAACGGCTTGTCCAGTTCTCCGGCCACAGCTTGCGGGCGGGCCTGGCTTCGAGCGCTGACGTCGATGAACGCTACATTCAGAAGCACCTTGGCCATGCTTCGGCAGAGATGACGCGGCGGTATCAACGCCGGCGGGATCGGTTTCGCGTTAACCTGACGAAGGCTGCCGGTCTCTGA
- a CDS encoding Mu transposase C-terminal domain-containing protein — protein sequence MVDRSDINAVDDAAWEQAIAREGVIRRLASMANPDRREFLSACRQLGLKRSRLYDLIKAYKARPITSSLLTGTAGTQSGSRRLPEVIEGVISEAIEDFFKSRQKPSINALHKEVRRRCVQQGLRPPCWTSIRDRVAARDPAELVAAREGAKVARSRYHPVPGTYRIERAFEVVQIDHTLVDVIVVDRAHRKPLQRPWVTLAIDVASRMVAGFYLTLEPPSALSVSLAVQHLVQPKLDWLDGLGIDASWPTAGLPETIHVDNAKEFRSKAMRRGAEEHGISLQYRPIGSPHYGGHVERLIGTMMGAAHLLPGSTFSNIKDRGDYNSVANSAMTLDELEQWFALEITRYHAERHRSLGIPPVAAWQEAVQRRDTALRHPYDPEGFRIDFLPAVERMVRRDGIHLFGLRYWDDVLSIWAGRQGRQLRVSYDPRDLSTVFVRGPDGQRYPVRFADLRHPPITLAEHRRAQTLLRERGRSLEDENLIFAVIEEQRALVDTASSKTREARRFAERRDRALACVETAAIEENDPKYAESGDILDVPTFEVEEWS from the coding sequence ATGGTGGATCGTTCAGACATCAACGCCGTAGATGATGCGGCATGGGAACAGGCGATTGCGCGTGAGGGAGTGATCCGACGGCTGGCAAGCATGGCCAACCCTGATCGCCGCGAATTCCTCTCAGCCTGTCGGCAGCTTGGGCTGAAGCGATCTCGCCTTTATGATCTGATCAAAGCCTACAAGGCGCGACCGATCACCAGTTCTCTTCTGACAGGCACGGCGGGGACCCAATCGGGCAGCCGGCGGCTGCCGGAAGTGATCGAGGGTGTGATTTCGGAGGCGATTGAGGATTTCTTCAAGTCCCGCCAGAAGCCGAGCATCAATGCGTTGCACAAGGAGGTGCGCAGGCGTTGTGTTCAACAGGGCTTACGCCCCCCGTGCTGGACCTCAATACGCGACCGTGTAGCGGCGAGAGACCCTGCCGAGTTGGTGGCGGCCCGCGAGGGGGCCAAGGTTGCCCGTAGCCGCTATCATCCTGTCCCCGGAACCTATCGGATCGAGCGGGCTTTCGAGGTCGTCCAGATCGATCACACTTTGGTGGATGTCATCGTTGTAGACCGTGCGCACCGCAAACCCTTGCAAAGGCCTTGGGTGACGCTGGCCATCGACGTTGCCAGCCGAATGGTTGCAGGGTTCTATCTGACTCTGGAACCGCCATCCGCCTTATCGGTTTCTTTGGCCGTCCAACATCTTGTGCAGCCCAAGCTGGATTGGCTGGACGGTTTGGGCATTGATGCAAGCTGGCCGACGGCAGGTCTACCTGAGACTATTCACGTTGATAACGCCAAGGAGTTCCGCTCAAAAGCAATGCGGCGCGGCGCTGAAGAGCATGGGATTTCCCTGCAGTACCGGCCCATCGGATCGCCACATTACGGCGGTCATGTCGAGCGGCTGATCGGAACCATGATGGGGGCGGCGCATCTGCTGCCCGGGTCGACCTTTAGCAATATCAAAGACCGGGGTGACTATAACTCTGTGGCGAATTCGGCGATGACGCTGGACGAGCTGGAGCAGTGGTTTGCGCTGGAAATCACCCGCTATCATGCTGAGCGGCATCGATCCCTTGGCATTCCGCCGGTTGCGGCCTGGCAGGAGGCCGTTCAGAGACGCGATACGGCCTTGCGACACCCCTATGATCCCGAAGGATTCCGGATCGACTTTCTGCCAGCTGTTGAGCGTATGGTGCGCCGCGATGGTATCCATCTCTTCGGGTTGAGATACTGGGACGATGTCCTGAGTATTTGGGCTGGCAGGCAGGGGCGACAGTTGCGCGTGTCCTACGATCCGCGTGATCTATCTACAGTGTTTGTGCGGGGCCCGGATGGTCAGCGATACCCTGTGCGGTTTGCCGATCTGCGGCATCCCCCGATCACATTGGCAGAGCATCGCCGCGCACAGACCCTTCTGCGCGAGCGGGGTCGGTCGCTTGAGGATGAAAACCTCATTTTCGCAGTGATCGAAGAGCAAAGGGCCTTGGTTGATACAGCCTCAAGCAAGACGCGGGAAGCCAGACGATTTGCGGAACGGCGAGATCGGGCACTGGCTTGTGTTGAGACCGCTGCGATCGAAGAAAATGATCCTAAATATGCAGAATCTGGTGACATCCTCGATGTGCCCACTTTCGAAGTGGAGGAGTGGTCGTGA
- a CDS encoding TniB family NTP-binding protein — translation MVVSGAGEFAHLDPNYRRFAALPDAERIAWIRADRWIGFDQAGLALGRLENLLVYPQRDRMPCLLIYGDTGMGKTKIVRKFERDHPPKFCQVTGVDHRPVVVAQVPSEPIERDLYRELLASMGAPAIAGGTVAREKDVCRSLLRTVGAKMIILDEVNGMLAGTFRQQRIFLNAIRFLANDLRIPLVCAGTDLARQALLTDAQLAERFEAFHLKPWKNDAVFAGLLKSLGHILPLREPSDLTSAATKARILMLTSGVTARIFRLIETAAEAAVLSGQERLDVESFGDNLILPLVSMTQTGRRQPRRNTQSRVPA, via the coding sequence GTGGTCGTGAGCGGGGCAGGGGAGTTCGCGCATCTCGATCCGAACTATCGACGGTTCGCAGCCCTGCCGGATGCAGAGCGTATTGCCTGGATCAGGGCGGACCGCTGGATCGGCTTCGATCAGGCTGGATTGGCTCTTGGACGTCTTGAAAACTTGCTGGTTTATCCGCAGCGCGACCGGATGCCCTGTCTGCTGATCTATGGCGATACCGGCATGGGCAAGACCAAGATCGTGCGCAAATTCGAACGTGATCACCCGCCAAAGTTCTGTCAGGTCACCGGTGTTGATCATCGCCCTGTGGTGGTTGCACAAGTGCCGTCTGAGCCGATTGAGCGGGATCTTTATCGCGAATTGCTGGCCAGCATGGGTGCGCCAGCAATAGCCGGTGGGACGGTGGCCCGCGAAAAAGATGTTTGCCGCTCTTTGCTGCGCACAGTCGGTGCGAAGATGATTATTCTCGACGAGGTGAACGGCATGTTGGCCGGTACGTTTCGCCAACAACGGATATTTCTCAACGCCATAAGGTTTCTGGCCAATGATTTGCGGATCCCGCTGGTCTGCGCCGGGACCGATCTTGCCCGTCAGGCGCTGTTGACAGATGCTCAATTGGCGGAGCGGTTCGAGGCCTTTCATCTGAAGCCTTGGAAGAACGATGCGGTCTTTGCCGGGCTTTTGAAAAGCCTCGGGCACATTCTGCCACTGCGTGAACCATCCGATCTGACCAGCGCCGCGACCAAGGCACGGATCCTTATGCTGACCTCCGGTGTGACGGCGCGCATATTTCGTTTGATCGAGACTGCGGCGGAGGCAGCCGTTCTCTCTGGCCAGGAAAGGCTTGATGTCGAAAGTTTTGGGGACAATTTAATCCTGCCGTTGGTGTCGATGACACAGACTGGTCGTCGCCAGCCCCGAAGAAACACGCAGTCTCGGGTGCCAGCATGA
- a CDS encoding TniQ family protein — MTEVIRLPVAPRPFSDELLSSWMSRVATRFGLEVPDLMAYLVGQGATLPAMRQIDDTTPDPELLKVWARGCRIDPARLERLSLDTRYHNRSRDWVSARTRGGVSVCLACFDADVAAGRDSYIRAGWRLVERVVCPVHKEMLRDRCLECGAHLRVSFRLRMGLLRVFCAKCECLLTGRGGARADRVDTAFTEGTLTFQRQVERIINGDEGQLALLESTIRTLWAPLDRAGAARPVLALWFDEPGWNCPFEARVAVGAPAPLQDLSVRWRALTLVILSDLFGAAMVPMGTMPEAAARLFRRAAPILRPPYGRAEAISKGKNPIDIVTRRVQRLSKSPVHRWNGNFEGERADSGRVRP; from the coding sequence ATGACGGAAGTGATCCGGCTTCCCGTGGCACCTCGTCCATTCAGTGACGAATTGCTCTCGTCTTGGATGTCGCGTGTTGCAACGCGCTTTGGTTTAGAGGTACCTGATTTGATGGCGTATCTGGTGGGGCAGGGGGCTACCCTACCAGCGATGCGCCAGATTGATGACACAACGCCCGACCCTGAACTGCTGAAGGTTTGGGCGCGGGGCTGCAGGATCGATCCAGCGCGCCTTGAGCGCCTGTCATTGGACACGCGATATCACAACCGTTCGCGTGATTGGGTTTCGGCGAGGACAAGGGGCGGCGTATCCGTATGTTTGGCCTGCTTTGATGCGGATGTCGCGGCGGGGCGGGACAGCTATATTCGGGCCGGTTGGAGGCTGGTCGAGCGGGTTGTGTGCCCGGTTCACAAAGAGATGCTGCGGGACCGCTGCCTTGAATGCGGTGCCCACCTGCGGGTTTCGTTCAGATTGCGTATGGGTCTGCTTCGGGTGTTCTGTGCCAAATGCGAGTGTCTTCTCACAGGCAGGGGAGGGGCGCGGGCGGATCGTGTAGACACGGCATTTACAGAGGGCACTCTGACGTTTCAGCGGCAAGTCGAGCGGATCATCAATGGTGATGAGGGCCAGTTGGCTCTCTTGGAATCGACAATACGGACGCTTTGGGCACCGCTTGATCGGGCAGGTGCTGCACGTCCTGTCTTGGCGCTTTGGTTCGATGAACCGGGATGGAATTGTCCTTTTGAGGCCCGCGTCGCCGTAGGCGCGCCGGCCCCGCTCCAAGACCTTTCCGTTCGATGGCGTGCCTTGACGCTAGTTATCCTGAGCGATCTCTTTGGTGCAGCAATGGTTCCAATGGGGACAATGCCAGAGGCGGCCGCGCGGTTGTTCAGGCGTGCCGCGCCGATCCTGCGGCCACCCTACGGACGCGCGGAAGCAATCAGCAAGGGAAAGAACCCGATCGACATCGTCACAAGACGAGTCCAGAGATTGAGCAAGAGCCCAGTCCACCGATGGAATGGAAACTTCGAGGGCGAGAGGGCTGATTCAGGGCGAGTCCGGCCATGA
- a CDS encoding DUF1403 family protein, which yields MKRAAEPVLSDPQNIQMLSRWITLPREETPETVAFLSGAALATLDVVLRDPNGTLPGALLRDRLALDAAVACLNLEGRNETTLDIRDAVCLARPERLGRAGDALGPAGEMFVAWRRLARVNLATGGWKDRIRKVLPAAVAEAMSEFGVPAGTPVAQASQILSHMLRQFPREEAAALMLADLTLARAVGWDRPVPLLATHMARRDIRAIADGEDDVLPRVNRAILAACDGVIRKAADLDRRAAKLRMIAPKLRAKGSDEALSLFLSHDAVSPSGMLSPMIKGTSFAMTDRAARRLCDRLVELGVVRELTGRATFRLYGV from the coding sequence ATGAAGCGAGCTGCCGAACCAGTCCTGAGCGATCCACAGAACATACAGATGCTTTCCCGCTGGATCACCCTCCCAAGGGAAGAAACCCCTGAAACTGTTGCGTTTTTATCGGGTGCTGCACTGGCCACGCTAGATGTGGTGTTACGCGACCCAAACGGCACATTGCCCGGGGCCTTGCTGCGGGATCGGTTGGCGTTGGACGCGGCGGTTGCTTGTCTAAATTTGGAAGGTCGCAATGAAACAACCTTAGATATCCGTGACGCCGTGTGTTTAGCGCGGCCAGAGCGACTGGGGCGGGCAGGGGACGCGTTGGGACCAGCCGGCGAGATGTTTGTGGCCTGGCGCAGGTTGGCGCGGGTGAACTTGGCCACCGGTGGGTGGAAAGACCGTATTCGAAAGGTGTTGCCTGCCGCGGTGGCTGAAGCGATGTCAGAATTTGGCGTACCTGCGGGAACGCCGGTTGCACAGGCAAGCCAGATTCTGTCGCACATGCTGCGACAATTTCCACGCGAGGAAGCGGCGGCATTGATGTTGGCGGATCTTACGCTGGCCCGCGCAGTTGGGTGGGATCGGCCTGTGCCGCTGTTAGCGACCCATATGGCCCGTAGGGATATCCGTGCGATTGCGGATGGGGAGGACGATGTGTTGCCTCGTGTTAATCGCGCCATTCTTGCGGCCTGCGATGGGGTGATCCGTAAAGCGGCGGATTTGGATCGCCGCGCCGCCAAGTTGCGGATGATAGCGCCGAAACTTCGGGCGAAAGGATCGGACGAAGCACTGTCCTTGTTCCTGAGCCATGACGCGGTGTCGCCATCGGGGATGTTGTCGCCGATGATCAAAGGCACGTCTTTTGCGATGACCGACCGTGCAGCGCGCCGGTTGTGTGATCGGCTGGTGGAGCTGGGTGTTGTACGTGAACTCACCGGGCGCGCGACGTTCCGGTTGTACGGGGTGTGA